From a single Eubalaena glacialis isolate mEubGla1 chromosome 15, mEubGla1.1.hap2.+ XY, whole genome shotgun sequence genomic region:
- the LOC133075094 gene encoding serpin B13-like, translating into MENSKSRMSMRQAAIVAAGLGASLGADGQIIDKITPKKLIEWTSPGHMEERHMNLHLPRFAVEASCDLEAVLTAMGMEDAFSEQKADYNPGMSSCSGLHAHKFLHRPFLVVTEEGSEAAAATSVGLAVTSAPDYENFHCNHPFLFLIRHNESNSVLFFGRFSSP; encoded by the exons ATGGAGAACTCAAAGAGCAGGATGAGTATGAGGCAGGCAGCCATCGTGGCGGCAGGGTTGGGCGCTTCACTAGGAGCAGACGGGCAG attATAGATAAAATAACTCCCAAGAAATTAATAGAATGGACTAGCCCAGGGCATATGGAAGAAAGGCATATGAACTTGCACTTGCCGCGCTTTGCAGTGGAGGCTAGTTGTGACCTGGAGGCCGTCCTGACAGCCATGGGGATGGAGGATGCCTTCAGCGAGCAGAAAGCTGACTACAACCCGGGAATGTCCTCATGCTCCGGGTTGCATGCCCACAAGTTCCTGCACAGGCCCTTCTTGGTGGTAACCGAGGAAGGTTCGGAGGCTGCAGCTGCCACCAGTGTGGGCTTAGCTGTCACATCTGCGCcagattatgaaaattttcactgCAATCACCCTTTCCTGTTCCTCATCAGGCACAATGAATCCAACAGTGTCCTCTTCTTTGGCCGATTTTCTTCTCCTTAG
- the SERPINB12 gene encoding LOW QUALITY PROTEIN: serpin B12 (The sequence of the model RefSeq protein was modified relative to this genomic sequence to represent the inferred CDS: inserted 1 base in 1 codon; substituted 4 bases at 4 genomic stop codons) — translation MDSLIAANTKFCFDLFXKLSKDDYHKNIFICPLSLSAALGMVRLGARSDSARQIDQVLHFNEVSRKESKEPGPCLKRQKQEGHADSSLEGQKERTRSLALQAKSXKDESGLLRCYFGQLLSKLVRIKADYSLSIANRLXGEQEFPICPEYSDGMIQFXHTTTEKVVFQKDTEKSRXEINFWVESQSQGKIKELCSKGAIDNSTMLVLVNTVYFKAKWEKYFDCENTVDALFSPSENEKKSVKMMNQMGLFRISFLEELEAQVTELRYIKGKRSMIVLLPAFSADNLKGLEELERNITYGKLVAWSSSENMSAKSVAVSFPQFTLEDSDDLIPVLRDMGITDTSDEAKADLTGISPSPSLYLSKVVHKTSVEVDENGIQAAAASGGFGKELSLPSWETFNANHPFLFFIRHNKTQTILFYGRVCSP, via the exons ATGGACTCTCTCATTGCAGCAAATACCAAATTTTGCTTTGATCTTTTCTGAAAGCTCAGCAAAGATGATTATCATAAGAACATCTTCATCTGTCCTCTGAGCCTCTCGGCTGCCCTTGGCATGGTCCGCCTGGGGGCCAGAAGTGACAGTGCACGTCAGATCGACCAG GTACTACACTTCAACGAAGTTTCCCGGAAGGAAAGCAAAGAACCGGGTCCCTGtctgaaaagacaaaaacaagaagGGCATGCTGACAGCTCTCTGGAAGGGCAGAAAGAAAGGACAAGGTCTCTGGCTCTGCAG GCCAAGTCTTAAAAGGATGAGAGTGGACTGCTCAGGTGCTACTTCGGGCAGCTTCTTTCCAAATTAGTCAGGATCAAAGCTGATTACAGCCTGAGTATTGCCAACAGGCTTTAAGGAGAGCAGGAATTCCCAATCTGTCCG GAATACTCAGATGGCATGATTCAAT TACACACGACGACTGAAAAGGTGGTTTTCCAGAAAGACACTGAAAAATCCAGATAAGAGATTAACTTCTGGGTGGAATCTCAATCCCAAG gtaaaatcaAGGAACTCTGTAGCAAGGGCGCTATCGACAATTCGACCATGCTGGTGCTGGTGAATACTGTTTACTTCAAGGCCaagtgggaaaaatattttgactgTGAAAACACAGTTGATGCGCTTTTCTCTCCAAGTGAA aatgaaaagaagagcGTGAAGATGATGAATCAAATGGGGCTATTTAGAATCAGCTTCCTAGAGGAGCTGGAGGCGCAGGTCACTGAGCTGCGGTACATCAAGGGGAAGCGCAGCATGATCGTCCTGCTGCCGGCATTCTCTGCAGACAATCTGAAGGGCCTGGAAGA GCTTGAAAGGAATATCACTTATGGAAAACTCGTGGCCTGGAGCAGTTCAGAAAATATGTCAGCAAAAAGTGTAGCTGTCTCCTTCCCCCAGTTCACCCTGGAAGACAGCGACGATCTCATTCCTGTTCTACGGGACATGGGTATCACAGATACCTCTGATGAAGCAAAGGCTGACCTTACTGGAATCTCCCCAAGTCCCAGTTTGTACCTGTCAAAGGTTGTCCATAAAACCTCTGTGGAGGTGGATGAAAATGGTATCCAGGCAGCCGCAGCCAGTGGTGGTTTTGGCAAGGAATTGTCCTTACCATCGTGGGAGACGTTTAATGCTAAtcacccttttctctttttcatcagacacaacaaaacccaaaccatTCTCTTCTATGGCAGGGTCTGCTCTCCTTGA